In Solanum lycopersicum chromosome 3, SLM_r2.1, the genomic stretch CCTCTCCCGTCTCTCCCTCTTCTCTTCTTCCGCCTCCCTCTTTTCCTTTCTTCTCCCTCTCCCCATAtcctcttcttctctttttctctgAGCAGTAGCAGCAACCGCGAACAGCAGCAGCTCGTCGAGGACGGCAGTAGCAGCGCCAACAACTCCAACGCCCAGCGAACCTCCGACTGACGAAAACTCTGCTACAGCGACTCCGCGTATCAAGAAAAGCAGCAGCCGCCAGACGCCGCTGCTTCCTTCTTAGGTGAGCTTCGAAATTCAACAAACCACTTGTATATTTTGGTGCATTGCGCAGTTGATAAATTGGCATACTTTTCTGGTGAGTTTTTGGTACAGATTTGTGGTACTCCTAGTGATAGTATCATTACTCTTCTGAGGGAACTTTGGTTGCATACATGTCTACTGCTTCGACACGTTTAAAATTAGTCTAGTTAAAAAAGCAGTATAAAACCAAATGGATAAATCATATGAAGAGATAGATAACAAGTATTTAaaggtaaattattttatctgACACATCTATTTGTATTAGGAATTGAAGTGAAAAATCTATGTATCATTTGAGATTTATCTTCTCCAATTTCCAGTGTTTAAAGAATTATACTGATTTTTTCATGTAGATATCTTGCAAAAATTGGGGCTTTACATCTCCTCAGTGAAGATGACACGCCCATTTCTCTGGAACATGTATACAACAAGGttgcaaaaggaaaaaatggatGTTCCTTGGAATATTATGAAGCATATAAGCACTTGAAATCTCTTGGTTATATAGTTGGGCGTCATGGGATTCCTTGGTCACGAAGAAGGTCAAAAGCAAATAGTATTGTTAACCAAGACACGCTGGAGCCTGCTCAAAGTGGAGATGAAGAATCAAGAAACAGCATTCTCATCTATGAAATGATTAATAATATGCAGATTGGTGGATTGAAACTGGCCTTTGACGTTTACCCTCCTAATAGCAGATTCAGAAAGTCTGCTCCTGGTGATCCCTGTTTTGTACTTTGTCTTGCTAGGTACGATACCCTCGTTAATGTGTTCATTATATTAAGGTGCCTACTAAAATTTCTGAATCTTCTCCTAGTATTATTTAGCTGATCATAGGAACTTGACATAACTAGCTAAGCAATTCTATGGGTGAACATTGCAGAATGTTTAAGAGTAAGATGGATTGTTGGATTGGATGGTATTCCGGAAAAGAAGtagtttttctttaatgttttccACTTTATCCCTCACTCTTGCCCTGTCTGATTCCCTAAATTCTTTTATCAGACTTCGTTGATCTACATTAACTGTAAAAGTAGCTCTATTTTATGAGTGATGTATTTTCGTGTGCAGTGAGTATCCGCCCTCCAAAGAAGAAATTGAAGATCTTGAGAGACATTCTCATGGTATTCCGTTGAAATTCTGTCTTGTTGAGCATGGACGTTTGAGCTTTTTCACATTCAACAAAGTTGAGCTCCCCATCCTTCCATGATCCTTTCGAGCAACAGATACAAATTTTGGCATGCCCTGTGAAGAGCTGTGGtacaattatgaatttttagtttgTGGATTGGTGCTTAATCGTTGTTTAATCACAACACATTATTAATGAAACAACAGATAACAAGTCTCGTCTTCTTAGCCTTCAGTGCTAAAGTACGTGTTACAGTGGTGAAATTTACTCTTTGCCAAAGCCCTAGAAACATGTTTATCCCTTGGCTGCTGGACTGCTGTATCATTTTGAGCTCCTTTGCATCAGTCTTTTCACAATTTTATCAGCTTCCCATCCACTTTGTCAAATTCTAAAACTTATATTGTTTGTGAAGTTCCAATTGATTGGTGTTTACATGGTGATCTTTTTACTATGTGAGTTAGTTGCGTGAGACTCATTTGAATTTTGTATCCTCTTAAAGTATTTTGCTTTAATTTCTTTCGACGAAAATTGTCTTTATGTAGTGTATTGTTATGCAGGTATCTAGTAAAATAATCGTTATACTTGCAAACTGATTAGTTGTCACCATCATTAGGAAATAAACGGGTCATAGTTGTGTAGGGCCAAAATCAGATAGATTGGTGTACAACTATAATCCACATATGAATCTAAGATGAGACCTCTAATTTAACCAAGTCCATGATCATTAATTGGTGACTAACGGCTACTAACATGGGTTGTGGTGCAAGGTGAAACTATTCCATCCTTAATCAAAGATCTCGGGTTCGAGTcctaaatatgaagaaaatcttGTTGAGAGTGTCGCTCGACTCCTGCAGTGTTTTATCCGAATTTAGTGAGAGGGCTTCGATACGGACTCTAGACACcagatagaaaaaataaattggtGATGGCCATGGTATGAAAAGGCAATCAACATAGTTGTAGTCTTCATTAGCTGCACAAACATGAAATGATTGacaggtaactttttttcaaacagTTTGAAAGTGAAGTTTGTAttgtagttattttttttttctttctggtGTATTGTAGTTCTTGAATTTGAGTAAATATcaatgtttaaaattaaaatgacattatttttttatgaatccACCTTGagatttcaagttcaaactTCATGTgctaatgttttatttttctaaccCCTTGGTAAAAATCTTGAATCCGTTGTACTAGCCGAGTATTGGTGGAATACCTTCACATGCAATCTAGTATATACGCGGTCCCTAAAACTATGCAATTTGTTAGTTAAGTATTTATTACAATGTGTCATTCGTTTTTACGTCACATTgattctataattttaaaagggaaaatggtCAAATATATCCCTGTATTATTggaaacattttaaatatatccAACGTTATACTCTCGGTTCAATCATACCCCTACCGTTATACTTTGGTACAAATATACCCCTAATTTTAACGGAAGGACACTTGTCAACTTATGAATCAAACAACTTAACAATTTTCTAAATCTAACTAGTTTTGACTTACTTTAAGttatttaaacaacttaacaactttttaactttaactagtatagtttagacttaattcCAAGTTTGAGAAACTTGACGGACGATAGGAGACTTAAACCTGAGTTTTTTTTGTCTTGGGtagctaggaattagagtttatttatttcttagcttggaattaaagtttataattccttaggttGCATAGGCTTGTAATCGTTAtattatttgaagtttataaataatacaaagtgtttcttgaattatttattgttaaagTTTCAAACTAATAGAAACACATTGTCTGTACGTGTTCCTTTGAAGAATTTAGGAGGGTAGAATTCCaccatattatttattttaacttatttaaacaacttTAACTAATTTAGCTTAGACTTAATTCCAACaaccaactaaaccacattatttattttgacttatttaaacaacttaacaattttttagatttaactAGTTTAGTAttgacttaattccaacaactaAATCCACCACTAAACCACATTATCTATTTTAACTTACATAAACAACTTAACAATTTTAACTAGTTTAGATTAGACTTAATTCAAacaactaaaccacattatttatttgaacttatttaaaaaaaaaactttaatttttttaaatttaactagtttagttttgacttgAATCCAATATCaaattcaccaactaaaccacattattcattttaacTTATTCAAACaacttaataattttaactagtttagtttagacttaattctaaaaactaaatccaccaactaaaccacattatttattttaacttatttaaaagaCTTAACAAGTTTAGTTCAgacttaattccaacaactaaaccacattatttatttgaacttaCTTAAACaactttaaaactttttaaatttaattagttcaGTTTTGACTTAATACAACATCAaaattcaccaactaaaccacattattcattttaacttatttaaataacttaataacTTTCTAACTTTAACTAGTTTAGTTTAGACTTAATTCCAAAAACTAAATCCACCAACTAAactacattatttattttaacttatttgaacaacttaataactttttaactttaactgGTTTAATATTGACTTAATACCaacaacttaaaaaattattaagttgtttaaataagtttaaataaataatgtgatttaattggtggatttagtttttgaaattaagtctaaactaaagtagttaaagttaaaagttaTTAAGTTGTTCAAGtaagttaatataaataatgtggtTTGGTTGGTGAATTTAGTTATTGGAATTAAGTCTAAATTAGACTAATTAAAGTTattaagttgtttaaataagttaaaataaataatgtaatttaattggtgaatttttagttgttggaattaagtcaaaactaaatTAGTTCAACTgaaaaaagttgttaagttgtttaagatcccttttggattttactttaataaagtagcttttaagtcaaaagataaagttaattgaaatgacttttaagttaaaaaataaaatgtaggaAGATAAATTTTTGGTTtccaacttattttaagtcattttttgacTTACATTTTCAACTTTGACAAACACTTCATAACTTATTTCAagtcatttttgacttattttaagttattgttTGTATTTGCCAAACACTTCTAGAAatcaaaaattcaattcaaaCGGGCTCAATTGTGATTTAATTGGTGAATTTAGTTGGTAAAATTAAGTTTAAACTAAACTAgttaaagttgttaagttgtttaacaaagtcaaaa encodes the following:
- the LOC101263683 gene encoding uncharacterized protein — encoded protein: MGRDKMATLLGTLAIPLSSQIFPANARGSDAPPALHSRYSSSLNPARSSLPLLNSSELPRSSNQQRPVGEGSAATGDNRQQQRPAWTATAHQQPEQQTTISLSPRQQLQRPANLRLTKTLLQRLRVSRKAAAARRRCFLLRYLAKIGALHLLSEDDTPISLEHVYNKVAKGKNGCSLEYYEAYKHLKSLGYIVGRHGIPWSRRRSKANSIVNQDTLEPAQSGDEESRNSILIYEMINNMQIGGLKLAFDVYPPNSRFRKSAPGDPCFVLCLASEYPPSKEEIEDLERHSHGIPLKFCLVEHGRLSFFTFNKVELPILP